The genomic stretch GCCTCCCTGTTGCACTGATGGACAAAGGCTCGTGGGAAACACCTTTTGGAGAAATAAAGATCAATGAAGAGCTTGCATCAAAAATAGTTGAAAACTCTGGATCTATAGGCATTGATTCAGCTGCCCATAAATACGAGCATTCCATAGAAGTTCAGTTACCATTTTTACAGTACATAAAAAAGGATGCAACTTTTGTCCCAATATGTATGGGGATCCAAGACAGAGAAACAGCAATTGGAATAGGAAAGGCAATAGCAAAATCAAGTAAAGAACCTTTAGGTGTAATTGCTTCAAGTGATCTCGTGCATTATGGTAGTCGTTTCGGATATAATCCTGTTAGAGGTAACAAAGAAGAAACTCTTTCATGGATAAAGAGCAACGATATGGAAATACTAAAAATGGCTGAGCATTTTGATATTGAAGGATTATATAATTTCATAGATAGCAAAGACTATACTACATGTGGCTATGGTCCACTTTCAGCAATGCTTTCATGTATGAGAGAATTAGGTGGAAGAAAAGCAAGAATTTTAGATTATTCAAATTCATATGAAACTTCAGGGGATTACAGCACAGTTGTAGGCTACGGTTCGGTGGGGGTCAAATGTTAGTATCTGCACCAGGAAAAATAATCCTATTTGGAGAGCATTCAGTTGTTTATGGAAAAGGAGCAATAGCTTCAGCAATTGATTTACGTACATATACTGATGGGAAACTCCTAAATGAAAAAATAATCAAGATCCACGCAAATGACCTTAAAATACCGGGCCTTAGCATATCATTTTCTGAGGAAGAGGTCTTTTTAGGAACAGATTACGGCAAGGCTGGCTTTGTCGTGTCATATGTAAAATCTGCAATTGAAAGGATATTCACTGAATACGGTTCAAGAAAGGGTTTTGAGATTTCAATAAGATCTGATATCCCCGTTGGTGCAGGGCTTGGATCTTCTGCGGCAGTTGTTGTCCCAACTTTAAAGCTTCTTTCAGAGCTTCTTGAAATGAAGCTTTCAAATGAGAAGATAGCAAGGATGGGAAAAGAAGTTGAAATTGAAGTCCAGGGTAGTTCAAGCGGAATTGATCCTGCAGTTTCAGCACTTGGTGGCGGACTTTATTTTAAGAAAGGAAAAATCGAGAGATTTTCTGCCCCAAATCTTCCACTGATAGTTGGATACACTGGAGAGAAGGGAAGCACTAAGATTCTTCTTGAAAAAGTAAAGACAATGAAGGAAGACTACCCAGATATAGTTGACAATATCATGGATGCTATGGGAGAGATAGCAAATAGAGGGAAAAAAATATTGAGCGAAAATGGGGACCTAAAAGAACTGGGTGCTTTGATGAACATCAATAACGGTCTTCTCGAAGCAATTGGCGTTTCGACAAAAGAGCTATCTGAGCTTGTTTTCGCATCAAGGATTTCTGGTGCTCTCGGTGCAAAGATAACTGGTGCCGGTGGTGGAGGATGCATGTACGCTTTAGCACCGAATAAACAGAGGGAAGTTGAAACTGCGATAAAGATTTCTGGTGGTATACCCATTAAAACTAAAACAACGGATGAAGGAGTAAGAATAGAGCATGGGTGAATATTTATCCTATATTATTAATGAACGGGCAAGGAACTATTCTCTTAGTAAAACTTCAACGGATTTTGTTTCAAATAATGTTGCAAAAAAGGTTAGGTCAATTTACTCTGCTATGCCTGAATATCAAAGAACTCCTTTGGTATCATTAGACAATCTCTCTAAAAGGATAGGTGTTGGAAAAATTTGGGTGAAGGATGAATCCTATAGATTTGGCCTTAATTCGTTTAAGTCTCTTGGAGGCGTCTATGCGATTTACAAGACATTGGAAGAGATGGCCCCTAGGAGTATCTCAATCTCAGAGATATTTTCACCTTCGTTTAAGGAAACTGTTGGTGAATTGACATTTTCAGCTGCGACAGATGGAAATCATGGCCTTGGAGTTGCATGGGCTTCAATGAAGCTTGGACAAAAAGCTATAATATATCTCCCAACGGGCACAGCTTCACAAAGAATTGAAGCCATAAGAAAGACTGGGGCTAAAGCAGTCGTGATAGATGGGAACTATGACGATGCCGTAGAGAAGATGGCAAGAGATGGTGAAAAGGAAGGTTGGCAAGTAATGTCAGACACTGCATGGGAAGGCTATCAAGATATACCTGCCTGGATTATGCAGGGCTATACCGTCTTATTTGATGAAGCGATGGAAGAAATA from Methanofastidiosum sp. encodes the following:
- a CDS encoding MEMO1 family protein, whose protein sequence is MYRPAYVAGSFYPADKSSLQKMIEKFMDAAKTNIDFIDEGRFAGVLCPHAGYVFSGKTQAYSYYYLSNSPPETFVILGPNHTGLGLPVALMDKGSWETPFGEIKINEELASKIVENSGSIGIDSAAHKYEHSIEVQLPFLQYIKKDATFVPICMGIQDRETAIGIGKAIAKSSKEPLGVIASSDLVHYGSRFGYNPVRGNKEETLSWIKSNDMEILKMAEHFDIEGLYNFIDSKDYTTCGYGPLSAMLSCMRELGGRKARILDYSNSYETSGDYSTVVGYGSVGVKC
- the mvk gene encoding mevalonate kinase, producing the protein MLVSAPGKIILFGEHSVVYGKGAIASAIDLRTYTDGKLLNEKIIKIHANDLKIPGLSISFSEEEVFLGTDYGKAGFVVSYVKSAIERIFTEYGSRKGFEISIRSDIPVGAGLGSSAAVVVPTLKLLSELLEMKLSNEKIARMGKEVEIEVQGSSSGIDPAVSALGGGLYFKKGKIERFSAPNLPLIVGYTGEKGSTKILLEKVKTMKEDYPDIVDNIMDAMGEIANRGKKILSENGDLKELGALMNINNGLLEAIGVSTKELSELVFASRISGALGAKITGAGGGGCMYALAPNKQREVETAIKISGGIPIKTKTTDEGVRIEHG
- a CDS encoding diaminopropionate ammonia-lyase, with protein sequence MGEYLSYIINERARNYSLSKTSTDFVSNNVAKKVRSIYSAMPEYQRTPLVSLDNLSKRIGVGKIWVKDESYRFGLNSFKSLGGVYAIYKTLEEMAPRSISISEIFSPSFKETVGELTFSAATDGNHGLGVAWASMKLGQKAIIYLPTGTASQRIEAIRKTGAKAVVIDGNYDDAVEKMARDGEKEGWQVMSDTAWEGYQDIPAWIMQGYTVLFDEAMEEIKEKGGDMPTHVILQAGVGSFSASGIGYFNSIYGKKRPISIIVEPDNAACFYESIQINDGKPHRAKGDLSTIMAGLSCGVPNPIAWNIHLDYSDIFVSSRDELSALSMRVLGNPLKGDKKVISGESGAIGLGVLMHIKKDLEIGNDSEILLISTEGDTDPKGYHDVVWGGKLPSRLPTESR